The following DNA comes from Tunturibacter psychrotolerans.
GTTAAGCTCACCTCCGCACATGTCCATACGCCGTCATGCTCTTCCATACGAAGGTGCAGATAGCCGTTCTTATCGATCCACACATTTGAGGGATCATAGGAGTTGGGTTCCCCTCCTCGGTCGCTTGCAGCGTTACGCACCCTCCAGTCATATCCACTAAAGTGAATGACCTTAGGAACGATAGGTGCAACAAACTTACCTTTCGAAGTAGCGATGGCAATCACGCCGTTGCCTTCTGCGGGCAAAGTCGGAAGCTTTGTAGCAGGGTGAAAGCCGGGCTCAACTAGCAAGGCTGCATAATCAGTGCCGAGGTGGGTCGAATTCCTCCACGTCGAGTCGGGCTGAATTTCCGTAAAAGGCTGATTCGCAAAAGGTTGAATCCACCAAATGTCACTGCGAGCGTAAAGGACGATTCGTTGGCCGGGCTCCACGCCGCTCGCCCGTCCTTCAATGAATTCCAGTTGTACCGGACCTCCAGGATTGGCGGCGGGGACTAGAGTGATTTGAACATTTGGCTTGGGAGGTACCCTACTCGAATTGCAGGCAGAGAGAAGGGCGCTGACGAACACGAGAAGGATACTCGATCGGTGCTTCTTGAAGGAGGAAGTGCAAGGGCCAGCTTTCATATTCCTCCCAATGTTCGCAATATTTTGACTTTTAGCGAAGCCCATTCCTCTTTCCGAGTGGCAGAAATGCAGAGGGCCACGGGATCGACCTAAAAACGTCACTCCGTAAGCAAAAGATTACACAATCTACTAGTTACCGCACCAGGTTTTTGGATTGTCGTAGCGTTGTTCTCAGACGCCAGACATATATATACGCGTCGCCTGGGAATGCCGATGCGATCTATGGGAAAACTATAGCGGTGTTCTGATGATAATTCGACATTCCGCTCGGATATCTAAGTCCGGAATTCAGAGTCGCTAACCTACGCGCCTGCGTTTCACGTTCGCGGCCTCTTTTGATCGGCCCCGGTAATTTTGAGCCAGGAGAAATGTTAGTCTTCGGCAAAATCTCAAGGGAGATTTTGCATGAGAAGAAGCTTTTCGGTGAAGAGATTGTGCCCGTACTGAAGCAGGCAAAACTGGGAGTGCCTGTGGCGGAGGTGATTCGCAAGGTTGTGATCAGCGAGCAGATCTTTTGTGGATGAAAGAAGCAGTACGTTGGCATGGAGACCGATCAGGCTCGGCAGATGAAGCAACTGCAGGAAGAGAACAGCCGGTTGAAACAACTAGTTGCAGATTTGAGCCTGGATAAGACAACGCTGCAGCATGTGCTGAGAAAAGTTCTGAAGCCCTCGGGGGTGCCGTCCGATGGTCGATCATTTACGCGACCGGTATCGGGCGAGCGAGCGACATGCCTGCCGGGTTCTTCGGATGGTGCGAGGCACGTATCGCTATCAGAGTCGTCAGGAACCATGGGACGGAGTTGCGGATACCAGATGCCACCACTTGAATGGTTCGTAGCGTTTCCAAACGGGGTCTAACGAATCGATTAAAAACCGTTCGTTAATGGATAATAACGTC
Coding sequences within:
- a CDS encoding glycoside hydrolase family 16 protein encodes the protein MGFAKSQNIANIGRNMKAGPCTSSFKKHRSSILLVFVSALLSACNSSRVPPKPNVQITLVPAANPGGPVQLEFIEGRASGVEPGQRIVLYARSDIWWIQPFANQPFTEIQPDSTWRNSTHLGTDYAALLVEPGFHPATKLPTLPAEGNGVIAIATSKGKFVAPIVPKVIHFSGYDWRVRNAASDRGGEPNSYDPSNVWIDKNGYLHLRMEEHDGVWTCAEVSLTRSLGYGSYIFVVQDIGHLGPSAALGLYTNDDFRTDDIRSELDIELSRWGIADNKNAQYVVQPFYIPENVSRFMAPAGVLTHMLRWESERASFKTVRGSMVGPGSTISEHIFTSGIPIPAKETAHMGLYSYRHSKSSSQQPVEVVIEKFEFLP